A DNA window from Anser cygnoides isolate HZ-2024a breed goose chromosome 21, Taihu_goose_T2T_genome, whole genome shotgun sequence contains the following coding sequences:
- the PHLDB1 gene encoding pleckstrin homology-like domain family B member 1 isoform X8, producing MLGSVVHPRAGSSCRPRQHVGDVGTLPRRLPLSTRTRTGWQPVPGIGRCLRAGTMEASSRTVASPTRRVQTIIQNSPLDLIDTGKGLKVQTEKPHLVSLGSGRLSTAITLLPLEEGRTTIGTAAKDIVLQGPGLAPEHCYIENARGTLTLHPCGNACTIDGVKIQRPTRLTQGCTICLGQATFLRFNHPAEAKWMKSMIPAGGRSPAAIYGLPAKPEALVNGSRQLPLHELAAGERAQPSHSSLVSSIEKDLQDIMDSLVLEEPASPGKKPSHRGQSPLCSMVNGGGRCLLSPPLSPGATSGGSSYENASPPFSPLSSPTSSGGYASHSPSSQEQGPAVPPVVPLRSSSYNHTVQPPPQRLPALPYGGHGETRPAESPRAWQAVPDSPAAPISIGLGEHRAGSPRAQPSGSPRLAPRTLGSSVPRARAALQERPPSPFREPRDPLAPSPVRQPAARVLPDAAGPAHGSQSSRGLQPPESPRAARRTVESMRELPPLSPSLSRRAASPRAAPDAPSPQPRLGREVPGSPRTRRKGHDEPSPAAGRSSRAGSPSSPLLAEPAPRRPSFGSCLSPAYSLGSLAMPSPRQSPRAQRKLSGDMRLPAGVRERKNSITEISDNEDDLLEYHRRQREERMREQEMERLERQRLETILNLCAEYTKTGGAELGDAPQLLAGDVDAGRQAPRGAGTAGLGCAPEELGVLRQRESLERSDEENLKEECSSTESTHHEHEELVGPRAKEAHRLEEERACVLSRLDELKGHVKDLEQQLQEMLREAEIERALLQGERESEAVRLQQEQEVVQQLQEKLSSLDASIQKERDKERAKVDAERKELEKLRALYNESKSHLDNCPESMREQLREQMRREAEALETETKLFEDLEFQQLERESRLEEERETRSQQLLQSRAEYHRSIAHRKDRVAALDAQAAQIHLQSAQEAERLAKERNNVLQLLQKENEKLVSLERRYQLVTGGRSFPKMSSALKEETLQISEPYELLEGTKPLSPLPGAAASLASPAHSYPKTQEEYMRLSDVFRFYSNAYGSSLDTKASAAAPAAAQRSFLLAVPSAANEYVTVEQLSGILCSVCAPAASPLGRAPPAPSSPGCGPPPPPSVLALSSPSISAEVYRAKMEGDSGALPPRMKSSTPSSSQLNIAMLGRSPSPKGPPHAQSHAGSLPRNLAATLQDIETKRQLALQQKADPLSAEPLQPGDVPGQQVIEEQKRRLAELKQKAAAEAQSQWEALHGQPPFPTSYPPLMHHSILHHHHAHSVGPRAEELDHAYDTLSLESSDSMETSISTGNNSACSPDNMSSASGMDTGKIEEMEKMLKEAHAEKSRLMESREREMELRRQALEDERRRREQLERQLQDETTRRQKLVEKEVKLREKHFSQARPLTRYLPIRKEDFDLRLHIESSGHSVDTCYHVILTEKMCKGYLVKMGGKIKSWKKRWFVFDRMKRTVSYYVDKHETKLKGVIYFQAIEEVYYDHLRSAAKKGLFILSLVNSPNPALTFCVKTHDRLYYVVAPSAEAMRIWMDVIVTGAEGYTQFMS from the exons ATGCTGGGGAGCGTGGTCCACCCACGTGCGGGCAGCAGTTGCCGGCCCCGGCAGCAtgtgggggatgtggggacccTGCCACGGAGGCTCCCGCTCAGCACCCGCACTAGGACCGGGTGGCAG CCCGTGCCTGGTATCGGCAGGTGCCTGCGTGCGGGCACCATGGAAGCATCCAGCAGGACCGTCGCCAGCCCAACCCGCAGGGTCCAGACCATCATCCAG AACAGCCCCCTGGACCTGATAGACACAGGCAAGGGGCTGAAGGTGCAGACGGAGAAGCCACACTTGGTGAGCCTGGGCAGCGGCCGCCTGAGCACTGCCATCACGCTGCTGCCCCTGGAGGAAG GGAGGACCACGATTGGCACGGCTGCGAAGGACATCGTCCTTCAGGGCCCTGGGCTGGCACCTGAGCACTGCTACATCGAGAACGCACGGGGGACGCTCACCCTGCACCCCTGTGGCAACGCCTGCACCATCGACGGAGTGAAGATCCAGCGGCCCACGCGCCTCACCCAAG GTTGCACCATCTGCCTGGGCCAGGCGACCTTCCTGCGCTTCAACCATCCTGCTGAAGCCAAGTGGATGAAGAGCATGATCCCGGCAGGGGGCAGGAGCCCCGCAGCCATCTATGGACTGCCAGCAA agcccGAGGCCCTGGTGAACGGCAGCCGCCAGCTGCCCCTGCACGAGCTGGCAGCGGGGGAGCGCGCCCAGCCCAGCCACAGCTCCCTGGTGAGCTCCATCGAGAAGGACCTGCAGGACATCATGGACTcgctggtgctggaggagccGGCGTCCCCTGGCAAGAAGCCGTCTCACCGCGGCCAGTCCCCACTGTGCTCCATGGTGAATGGGGGTGGGCGCTGCCTCCTGTCCCCCCCGCTGAGCCCCGGCGCCACCTCGGGGGGCTCCAGCTACGAGAACGCCTCCCCGCCCTTCTCGCCGCTCTCCTCGCCCACCAGCAGCGGTGGCTATGCCAGCCATTCacccagcagccaggagcaggggccGGCCGTGCCCCCTGTCGTGCCGCTCCGCTCCTCCAGCTACAACCACACCGTGCagccccccccgcagcgcctGCCGGCACTGCCCTATGGGGGCCACGGCGAGACGCGGCCGGCAGAGAGCCCCCGCGCTTGGCAGGCCGTCCCGGacagccccgcggcccccatCTCCATCGGCCTCGGGGAGCACAGGGCAGGCAGCCCCCGCGCCCAGCCGTCTGGGAGCCCCCGCCTGGCCCCCAGGACCCTGGGCTCCTCGGTGCCACGGGCAcgggcagccctgcaggagcggccccccagccccttcagGGAGCCGAGGGACCCCCtagcccccagccctgtccgGCAGCCCGCAGCCAGGGTTCTCCCAGATGCTGCAGGGCCGGCACACGGCAGCCAGAGCAGCcgtgggctgcagccccccgagaGCCCGCGGGCAGCCCGGAGGACTGTGGAGAGCATGCGGGAGCTGCCTCCGCTAAGCCCCTCCTTGTCGCGCAGGGCTGCcagcccccgggcagccccagatgccccctccccacagccccggcTGGGCAGAGAGGTTCCTGGGAGCCCCCGCACCAGGCGCAAGGGCCACGACGAGCCGAGCCCcgcagcagggaggagcagcagggctgggagcccctCGTCTCCGCTGTTGGCAGagccagccccgcgccgccccaGCTTTGGCTCCTGCCTGAGCCCTGCATACAGCCTGGGCTCCCTGGCCATGCCCTCACCCCGGCAGAGCCCCCGCGCCCAGCGGAAGCTGTCGGGGGACATGCGGCTGCCAGCGGGTGTGCGGGAACGCAAGAACAGCATCACCGAGATCAGCGACAATGAggacgacctgctggagtaCCACCGGCGGCAGCGCGAGGAGCGGATGCGGGAGCAGGAGATGGAGCGCCTG GAGCGGCAGCGCCTGGAGACTATCCTGAACCTCTGTGCCGAGTACACCAAGACGGGTGGCGCGGAGCTGGGTGATGcaccccagctcctggctggggaTGTGGATGCTGGCCGGCAGGCACCCAGGGGCGCTGGCACcgcagggctgggctgtgccCCGGAGGAGCTGGGCGTGCTGCGGCAGAGGGAGAGCCTGGAGAGGTCGGATGAGGAGAACCTGAAAGAAGAGTGTAGCAGCACTGAGAGCACCCACCACGAg CATGAGGAGCTGGTGGGCCCCCGGGCCAAGGAGGCACACCGGCTGGAGGAGGAGCGAGCCTGCGTGCTCAGTCGCCTGGACGAGCTGAAAGGCCATGTCAAGgacctggagcagcagctgcaggagatgTTGCGAGAG GCGGAGATTGAGCGGGCTCTGCTGCAGGGCGAGCGGGAGTCGGAGGCGGtgcggctgcagcaggagcaggaggtggtgcagcagctgcaggagaagctCTCCAGCCTGGACGCCAGCATCCAGAAGGAGCGGGACAAG GAAAGGGCAAAGGTTGATGCTGAAAGGAAGGAGCTAGAGAAACTCCGGGCGCTTTACAATGAGTCGAAGAGCCACCTTGATAACTGCCCTGAGTCTATGCGGGAGCAGTTGCGGGAGCAGATGCGAAGG GAAGCAGAGGCCCTGGAGACGGAGACCAAGCTGTTTGAGGACCTGGAGttccagcagctggagagggAGAGCCGGCTCGAGGAGGAGCGTGAGACAcggagccagcagctgctgcagagcagggctgagtACCATCGCAGCATTGCCCACAGGAAG GACCGGGTGGCTGCCCTGGATGCTCAGGCTGCCCAGATCCATCTGCAGAGTGCCCAGGAGGCTGAACGCCTGGCCAAGGAGAGGAACAacgtcctgcagctcctgcagaag GAGAATGAGAAGCTTGTGTCTCTGGAGAGGCGATACCAGCTCGTCACAGGTGGCAGGAGCTTCCCCAAGATGTCATCAGCACTCAAAGAG GAAACCCTCCAAATCTCAGAGCCTTATGAGCTGTTAGAGGGAACTAAGCCCCTGAGCCCcctgccaggagcagctgccTCCTTAGCTTCTCCTGCCCACTCCTACCCCAAGACACAAGAG GAGTACATGAGGCTGTCTGACGTTTTCAGGTTCTACAGCAATGCATATGGCTCCAGCCTGGACACtaaagcttctgctgctgcccctgctgctgctcaacGCTCTTTCTTGCTTGCTGTACCCTCTGCAGCCAACGAG TACGTGACCGTTGAGCAGCTCTCGGGGATCCTGTGCAGCGTCTGTGCCCCTGCCGCTTCCCCGCTGGGCCGtgcccctccagctccttcaTCCCCAGGCTGcggtcctcctcctcctccttctgtgctggctctctcttctccttccatCTCCGCAGAG GTTTATCGTGCCAAAATGGAGGGCGACAGCGGTGCGCTCCCCCCTCGGATGAAGAGCAGCACCCCGTCATCCTCGCAGCTCAATATCGCCATGCTGGGGCGCAGCCCCTCACCCAAG ggccCCCCGCACGCCCAGAGCCACGCAGGCAGCTTGCCACGCAACCTGGCGGCCACGCTGCAGGACATCGAGACCAAGCGCcagctggccctgcagcagAAGG CTGACCCACTCTCAGCAGAGCCCTTGCAGCCAGGCGATGTACCAG GTCAGCAGGTGATCGAGGAGCAGAAGCGGCGCCTGGCAGAGCTGAAGCAGAAAGCGGCAGCTGAGGCTCAGTCACAGTGGGAAGCCCTGCACGGGCAacctcccttccccacctcctaCCCCCCGCTCATGCATCACTCCATCCTCCATCACCACCATGCCCACAGCGTGGGGCCCCGGGCTGAGGAGCTGGACCACGCGTATGACACCCTCAGCCTGGAGAGCTCGGACAGCATGGAGACCAGCATCTCCACAGGCAACAACTCGGCCTGCTCACCCGATAACATGTCCAG CGCAAGCGGGATGGACACAGGAAAGATTGAGGAGATGGAGAAGATGCTGAAGGAGGCGCACGCCGAGAAGTCGCGGCTCATGGAGTCCCGG gAACGGGAGATGGAGCTGCGGCGGCAGGCGCTGGAGGATGAGCGCCGGCGTCGGGAGCAGCTGGAGCGCCAGCTGCAGGACGAGACCACGCGCCGGCAGAAGCTAGTGGAGAAGGAGGTCAAGCTGCGGGAGAAGCACTTCTCACAG GCTCGGCCCCTGACACGGTACCTCCCCATCCGCAAGGAGGATTTTGACCTGCGGCTGCACATTGAGTCCTCAGGACACAGCGTGGACACCTGCTACCATGTCATCCTGACGGAGAAGATGTGCAAGGGCTACCTGGTTAAGATGGGGGGCAAGATAAAGTCTTGGAAGAAACGCTGGTTTGTCTTCGACCGCATGAAGCGCACAGTCTCCTACTACGTGG ATAAACACGAGACAAAGCTGAAGGGTGTCATCTACTTTCAAGCCATCGAAGAGGTTTACTACGACCACCTCCGCAGCGCTGCTAAG AAAGGACTTTTCATCCTCAGCCTGGTGAAT AGCCCCAACCCGGCGCTGACGTTCTGCGTGAAGACCCACGACCGCCTGTACTACGTGGTGGCCCCGTCGGCCGAGGCCATGCGCATCTGGATGGACGTCATCGTGACGGGGGCCGAGGGCTACACGCAGTTCATGAGCTGA